Within Psychrobacter sp. AH5, the genomic segment TGGGCTTGGTATATGGTCAGCCTATGCAGCCCACCGATTGTATGGGTTTACAATTTGCAAACCCTGTCGGACTAGCGGCAGGACTTGATAAAAACGGCGATTATATTGACGCTTTAGCTGAATTGGGCTTTGGCTTTATTGAAATAGGAACCGTAACACCTAGAGCGCAAGTAGGTAATGAAAAACCGCGGCTATTTCGCTTAAGACAGGCTGACGCTATTATCAATCGCATGGGCTTTAATAATCAGGGCGTGGATTATTTAATCGATAATGTCAAACGTTGTAAATATAAAGGTAATATCGGGATTAATATTGGCAAAAATGCCAGTACTCCGGTTGAGCAAGCAGCTGATGATTATGTGTATTGCTTAGAGCGCGTTTATCCTCATGCCTCTTATATTACGGTCAACATCTCCTCGCCTAATACCGCAAATTTGCGCGATTTACAAAGTGGTGAGGCCTTGACACAGTTATTAGACACTATCAAAAACCGCCACAGTCAACTGGCGACTGAATATGGTTTTTATGTGCCTTTAGTACTAAAGGTTGCTCCTGATTTAGAGCCGCTACAAGTCGATTATATCTCGCAGCAGTTACTAGATTTTGAGATTGATGGCTTAATTGCCACTAATACCACTTTGAGCCGAGTCGGAGTAGAGGATTTACGCGATGGCGACCAAGCTGGAGGTTTATCGGGTCGACCAGTCAGCCACATTAGTACGCAAATCTTACAACAATTCTCCGATCAATTAGGCGACAAGGTCGCGCTAATAGGAGTAGGCGGTATTGATAGTGGCGAAAAAGCTGTCAAAAAAATAAAAGCTGGGGCAGACTTAGTGCAGATTTATACCGGTCTTATTTATCGCGGTCCAGGATTAGTACAGTCTTGTATACAAGCCATTGGTGGCTACTATGATGCTATAGAAGAATGATTATTAAGTGTTTAATTATTATCCTAAGTCAATTAAATTCATGAGGCAATAGTTATGAGTGGTCTAGATATTATGATTGCCGTTATTGTACTCATCGGTTTATGGCGCGGGTTTCAGGTGGGTCTGATAAAGACCGCGGTAGGGCTAGTGGGCTGGTTTATCGCACTAATTGCCGCTACTCGTTTGGCAAGCTCGATCGCTCCGCAGCTATCCTCGATAGTCGAAAACCCAGTGTTACAGATGGCCTTGGCGTTTTTATCGGTGGTGATAGTGATTTTGGCTGTAATGCATTTATTAGCTTTTGTCTTTGCAAGCGCTCTAAAAACGCTCAATCTTGGCGTAGTCGATAAGATGGCAGGCGGCGTACTAGGGGCAGCCAAGAACGTCTTGATGGTGTTAGTGGTGCTTAGTATCAGCGCGCCTTTATTAGTACAGCTGCCACAGTGGCAGACTTCAGTTTTGGCTCCTGAGCTGATGACTTATGCGCCAATGGGTAAAGAGCTGGCGACAGATATGCTGGGTATCGCCTGGGGGCAGATTAATCAGTCTTAATAGCGATAGAATAGTTTGATACAGCGATACTGTTTTATTAAAAAATCTGTGTTTATTACAAAATTCATGTTTATTATAAAATGAATGGTCATTACAAAACCTAAGCTTTGATTTTTATCACCTCTAGCTAAACCGTCGATACCGGCGATTATTTTATTACTTTCTTACTCACTTTTGATGCAAAACAGGACATAACTATGTGTGGAGTCGTTGGGGTTGCAGCTCATGAACCCGTTAATCAAATTCTTTATGATGGCTTAACTATGCTACAGCATCGCGGCCAAGATGCAGCAGGTATTGTCACTTTGCAAGAGGGACGTTTGTATTTGCGCAAAGAGAATGGCATGGTGCGTGATGTGTTTATGAACCGTCATATGATCAAACTAGTTGGTAAGTTTGGCATCGGTCATGTTCGTTACCCAACGGCTGGTACTTCTAGCAGTGCTGAGGCGCAGCCTTTTTATGTAAACTCGCCTTATGGTATTACCTTGGCTCATAATGGTAACTTGACCAATGCTGAGAGCTTAGCAAAAGAGCTCTATATTGAGGATCGTCGCCATCTAAATACTGACTCAGACTCTGAAGTACTGTTAAACGTACTGGCTCATGAGATGCAAAATTTGGGGAAAACTCATCCCAATGCTGATGATATTTTTGATGCGGTAAAAGCTGTTTATCATCGCTGTGAAGGGGCTTATGGGGTGGTGGCGCTGATAACAGGGCATGGTCTGCTAGCTTTTCGCGATCCTAATGGTATTCGTCCGCTAGTTTTTGGCGAGCGC encodes:
- a CDS encoding quinone-dependent dihydroorotate dehydrogenase — its product is MSYALLRPFLFKMDPERAHDMTLSLLDKAHKARTLGLVYGQPMQPTDCMGLQFANPVGLAAGLDKNGDYIDALAELGFGFIEIGTVTPRAQVGNEKPRLFRLRQADAIINRMGFNNQGVDYLIDNVKRCKYKGNIGINIGKNASTPVEQAADDYVYCLERVYPHASYITVNISSPNTANLRDLQSGEALTQLLDTIKNRHSQLATEYGFYVPLVLKVAPDLEPLQVDYISQQLLDFEIDGLIATNTTLSRVGVEDLRDGDQAGGLSGRPVSHISTQILQQFSDQLGDKVALIGVGGIDSGEKAVKKIKAGADLVQIYTGLIYRGPGLVQSCIQAIGGYYDAIEE
- a CDS encoding CvpA family protein; translation: MSGLDIMIAVIVLIGLWRGFQVGLIKTAVGLVGWFIALIAATRLASSIAPQLSSIVENPVLQMALAFLSVVIVILAVMHLLAFVFASALKTLNLGVVDKMAGGVLGAAKNVLMVLVVLSISAPLLVQLPQWQTSVLAPELMTYAPMGKELATDMLGIAWGQINQS